The Aspergillus luchuensis IFO 4308 DNA, chromosome 6, nearly complete sequence genome segment CCTGACAGAATAACTGCACTGAACTTAGATTATCTGATACTAGTCCTCTTGTGACGGCGACACTTACCACCCTAATTCTTATCTTGCATGTGCTCGAGGGATTGCGCCATTGTTGATTTCTAATCAATCTTCCCCCTCCGCATTTGTAAAACACCATGATGTATTATCAATCCCTACAAtgtctttaattatatattatgcaTCCTGAATCACCGACAAGGGGAAGAGACACTCATGGTTGTCTTAAAACACCACACAAATACATCTGCAATTCCATTCCTCCTGCCAATATGTCCACTACCCCCCGTCGCACTGGTCTAATCGGCTTGtcatcctccgccatcaCCTCCTGGGCGGCCGATGGCCACCTGCCGGCAATCCAGAGTACTGCAGGTCGAGAGCTCTACCAGATCACAGCTCTCTGCAACAGCAGTGTGGCCGCTGCAGAATCCGCCATCCGGACCTACCAGCTGGACCCGACCACCGTGAAACCTTATGGCAACCCAGATGATCTGGCCGCCGATCCCGCCATCGATCTCGTCATCTGCAATACGCGCGTCGACAAGCATTACGAGACCGTACTGGCCAGTGTCCGCGCTGGCAAGTCCGTCTATATCGAGTGGCCCATTGCCAGCTCGCTGGCCCATGTGGACGACCTGCTCGCCGTAGCGCGTGCTAGTGGGGCGCGGGTGGCCGTAGGCCTCCAGGGCCGCTTTGCTCCCGCCGTGCTTAAAGTCAAGGAGGTCCTGCGCTCTGGCCAGCTTGGTCGCCTGCTGAGCACAGAAGTCCGTGGCTTTGGCGGCACGTTCGATCGAGAGTTTCTGCCCCCGGGTCTGAAGTACTTTTCGCAGAAGGAAGTGGGCGGCAATTCCATCGTCATTGGTTTTGGTCATAGTTCGTCCTTATccccctcatcttctctgGTTCTAGCCCTTTGCGTTGAGCTCAGAGTTGCTATAGCAGACTGGCACTGACATGAGGATAGTGATTGATTATGTCCAATCCGTCGTGGGGAATGTGGTTGTCGGCACCGATGAAGCGCGTACCCAGATCCAGCGGCCTCGTATCCGCATTCGTGATCCCCAGACACGGGAGATCGTGGAAGAGGTTGACTCAGATGTACCGGATTTATTGAGTGTGCATGGTATGACCTGGAGCCTGCCGCATTGCTATGA includes the following:
- a CDS encoding Gfo/Idh/MocA family protein (COG:G,Q;~EggNog:ENOG410PIZS;~InterPro:IPR036291,IPR000683;~PFAM:PF01408;~go_function: GO:0016491 - oxidoreductase activity [Evidence IEA]) encodes the protein MHPESPTRGRDTHGCLKTPHKYICNSIPPANMSTTPRRTGLIGLSSSAITSWAADGHLPAIQSTAGRELYQITALCNSSVAAAESAIRTYQLDPTTVKPYGNPDDLAADPAIDLVICNTRVDKHYETVLASVRAGKSVYIEWPIASSLAHVDDLLAVARASGARVAVGLQGRFAPAVLKVKEVLRSGQLGRLLSTEVRGFGGTFDREFLPPGLKYFSQKEVGGNSIVIGFGHMIDYVQSVVGNVVVGTDEARTQIQRPRIRIRDPQTREIVEEVDSDVPDLLSVHGSLPESPYTVPGATLVVYFARGQPFPGDPSLSWTLNCEAGAIRLSAPAGISLQADAYQNPATISVHHHATDTVEAVEWSWSEDQLELPVKARSVQRTLIDFAKGNPDGYVSLEEAAGRARQLARWLDGSNK